The following are encoded together in the Diachasmimorpha longicaudata isolate KC_UGA_2023 chromosome 3, iyDiaLong2, whole genome shotgun sequence genome:
- the LOC135161032 gene encoding protein rogdi isoform X2, which translates to MMMMQMEFEWVLHDEVHSSLSQLRGILMECAQRFPLALFGNDQQCKTDRFVFAAPHDQVKCVAVLTGDSITNAEVTFKVQKQQNVSVRTSIQNDHPWKLQQIQDAANHLQQAIAHIDNVDKQYSFKTSDEVMHILGNILGCLQRSRTSLIVPKKKAIDDLIKSRNMKSLNPNLAENLAISFYIQSYKLVLAVYQLESTHGSLKYESQQAECSVPWLNDALVLLTISLQLCQRLKDKICVFSQYKDFTVGSRVPSAMG; encoded by the exons atgatgatgatg CAAATGGAGTTCGAGTGGGTGTTGCATGATGAAGTGCACTCCTCACTGTCACAGTTACGAGGAATTCTGATG GAATGTGCACAAAGATTTCCTCTGGCACTCTTCGGCAACGACCAACAATGCAAAACTGATAGATTTGTTTTTGCGGCACCACACGACCAAGTCAAATGTGTTGCAGTCCTTACTGGAGATAGTATTACAAATGCA GAAGTTACCTTCAAAGTCCAGAAACAGCAGAATGTTTCCGTGCGAACGAGTATACAAAACGACCATCCCTGGAAACTGCAACAGATTCAGGACGCAGCTAATCATCTTCAACAGGCAATCGCACACATTGACAATGTGGATAAACAGTATTCATTCAAAACTTCCGACGAGGTTATGCACATCCTTGGGAATATACTCGGGTGCCTCCAGAGAAGCCGAACTAGTCTTATTGTGCCTaagaaaaaggcgattgaTGATTTAATCAAGAGCCGAAATATG AAATCGCTGAATCCAAATTTAGCTGAAAATTTGGCAATAAGTTTTTATATACAGAGTTACAAGCTTGTCCTAGCTGTCTATCAGCTGGAGAGTACTCATGGAAGCCTGAAGTATGAATCGCAACAGGCTGAGTGCAGTGTTCCCTGGTTAAATGATGCGCTTGTACTGCTTACGATATCACTTCAACTGTGTCAAAGGTTAAAGGATAAG ATCTGCGTATTTTCCCAGTACAAAGACTTCACTGTGGGGTCACGTGTGCCATCAGCAATGGGCTGA
- the LOC135161032 gene encoding protein rogdi isoform X1 — protein MADSEKEEAHNLQMEFEWVLHDEVHSSLSQLRGILMECAQRFPLALFGNDQQCKTDRFVFAAPHDQVKCVAVLTGDSITNAEVTFKVQKQQNVSVRTSIQNDHPWKLQQIQDAANHLQQAIAHIDNVDKQYSFKTSDEVMHILGNILGCLQRSRTSLIVPKKKAIDDLIKSRNMKSLNPNLAENLAISFYIQSYKLVLAVYQLESTHGSLKYESQQAECSVPWLNDALVLLTISLQLCQRLKDKICVFSQYKDFTVGSRVPSAMG, from the exons atggccgacagtgaAAAGGAGGAAGCCCACAATCTC CAAATGGAGTTCGAGTGGGTGTTGCATGATGAAGTGCACTCCTCACTGTCACAGTTACGAGGAATTCTGATG GAATGTGCACAAAGATTTCCTCTGGCACTCTTCGGCAACGACCAACAATGCAAAACTGATAGATTTGTTTTTGCGGCACCACACGACCAAGTCAAATGTGTTGCAGTCCTTACTGGAGATAGTATTACAAATGCA GAAGTTACCTTCAAAGTCCAGAAACAGCAGAATGTTTCCGTGCGAACGAGTATACAAAACGACCATCCCTGGAAACTGCAACAGATTCAGGACGCAGCTAATCATCTTCAACAGGCAATCGCACACATTGACAATGTGGATAAACAGTATTCATTCAAAACTTCCGACGAGGTTATGCACATCCTTGGGAATATACTCGGGTGCCTCCAGAGAAGCCGAACTAGTCTTATTGTGCCTaagaaaaaggcgattgaTGATTTAATCAAGAGCCGAAATATG AAATCGCTGAATCCAAATTTAGCTGAAAATTTGGCAATAAGTTTTTATATACAGAGTTACAAGCTTGTCCTAGCTGTCTATCAGCTGGAGAGTACTCATGGAAGCCTGAAGTATGAATCGCAACAGGCTGAGTGCAGTGTTCCCTGGTTAAATGATGCGCTTGTACTGCTTACGATATCACTTCAACTGTGTCAAAGGTTAAAGGATAAG ATCTGCGTATTTTCCCAGTACAAAGACTTCACTGTGGGGTCACGTGTGCCATCAGCAATGGGCTGA
- the LOC135161019 gene encoding receptor-type tyrosine-protein phosphatase N2: MGGKRWWEGVCLSIILILLLKDSGVYGVGEVGCLFDKTLCRTSDETCYDDAAFGKCIQVYSLLDTSTAYRYDLDSSELELLRSVLEKLVVDNYQWSHPYTQCTITSTLNSIRYETLPDDFTCDDLADLPPPRSQEMHQISLNPNDDGISPLAVVNYMPTRGHGYGDFANELYYPPPLPPNAETTEVNINDDITDQRGKMHRLDLYPSFEIGDERRIIFPDNSDQSDEANRYDEELYEVSQRLQEQAEALRAAEQTKMLRSRRHSQRTALAFLDEPYDDEYSESFGRSDNAFRPKTINSTFFDTNRADLEDLMEYFEASADLKGGEQQEKSDEDEGQDLPELDLGDYNGIPYWQIAEDLSGFKRPERLDVKKPGPYYSTNNYAFKMQTIPPNDDETGVEGSRRNLVKKEYVAGGDITKIENVDVGRVDMDHVFIKFDKDIRNWVDGQIITKSVAKLLGLEMNDLRGTRVGRAEVIFTVMTNKMKLNATQIVSLLSSIREDLEKIANMRMTEAGIGDKTQIPLVKFPQVYTVEANSQNVIEIIACVVMGAVAAASIVLIIIVHRQSKTRRKLAGLTTPDPEASKDYQELCRARMQAKVPTVTSEKPESPRIISLSKESESNRSSTSSWGGDDPATLTNMDIATGHMVLMYMEDHLKNKDRLDQEWAVICAYETDPSSIAIATNNENIDKNRPGSAFPYDHSRIVLNDLSNLNNSDYINASTITDHDPRNPAYIATQGPLPQTSSDFWQLVWEQGSVVIVMLTRLTEEGQAMCHRYWPEEGSELYHIYEVHLVSEHIWCDDYLVRSFYLKNLRTGETRTVTQFHFLSWPENGVPHSTKALLEFRRKVNKSYRGRSCPIVIHCSNGAGRTGTYCLIDMVLNRMAKGAKEIDIAAALEHIRDQRPGMVSNKQQFEFVLVAVAEEVHAILKALPVPSTDKTQNTSSVSSSGSDK, from the exons GATGTTTATTCGACAAGACATTATGTCGAACTTCGGACGAGACGTGCTACGATG ATGCAGCCTTCGGTAAATGCATCCAGGTCTATTCCCTTCTGGACACGTCCACCGCCTACCGTTACGATCTGGACTCCTCGGAGCTCGAGCTTCTACGTTCAGTTCTCGAGAAACTAGTCGTGGACAATTACCAATGGTCGCACCCCTACACCCAGTGCACCATAACCTCCACTTTGAACAGCATTCGCTACGAGACCCTTCCCGATGATTTCACTTGCGATGATCTCGCCGATCTGCCCCCTCCTCGTAGCCAGGAAATGCATCAAATTAGTTTGAATCCCAACGACGATGGAATATCTCCACTGGCGGTTGTCAATTACATGCCAACCCGCGGCCACGGTTACGGTGATTTCGCCAATGAGCTCTATTACCCACCTCCTCTACCACCGAACGCAGAAACAACTGAAGTCAATATTAATGATGATATCACTGATCAGCGGGGCAAAATGCACCGGTTGGATCTGTATCCAAGCTTCGAGATAGGGGATGAACGGCGGATCATTTTTCCTGATAATTCAGATCAATCAGACGAAGCTAACAGATACGACGAGGAGTTGTATGAAGTTTCCCAACGACTTCAGGAGCAGGCAGAGGCTCTCAGGGCTGCTGAGCAAACCAAGATGTTGAGATCACGACGACACAGCCAGAGGACAGCACTGGCTTTCCTCGATGAACCGTACGATGACGAGTATTCAGAGTCTTTTGGCCGAAGTGACAATGCTTTTCGTCCAAAAACCATCAACTCAACTTTCTTTGATACAAACCGAGCTGACCTTGAGGATCTGATGGAGTACTTTGAAGCTAGTGCAGATCTGAAGGGCGGAGAACAGCAGGAGAAGAGCGATGAGGACGAAGGCCAAGATTTACCTGAACTCGATTTGGGTGATTACAATGGCATTCCTTACTGGCAGATTGCTGAAGACTTGTCCGGATTCAAAAGACCCGAGAGACTCGACGTGAAGAAACCTGGACCGTACTATTCGACGAATAATTATGCGTTTAAAATGCAGACAATTCCACCGAATGATGATGAGACAGGCGTCGAGGGGAGCAGAAGAAATTTGGTCAAGAAGGAGTATGTTGCTGGGGGAGATATTACCAAAATTGAGAATGTTGATGTTGGTCGGGTGGATATGGATCATGTGTTCATCAAGTTTGATAAGGACATTCGTAATTGGGTTGATGGACAGATCATTACTAAATCG GTTGCCAAACTCCTTGGCCTGGAAATGAATGACCTAAGGGGAACCCGAGTCGGCAGGGCTGAAGTTATCTTTACGGTGAtgacaaataaaatgaaattgaatgcaACTCAAATTGTTTCATTACTGT CGAGTATACGCGAGGACCTGGAGAAGATTGCTAATATGAGAATGACGGAAGCCGGAATTGGTGATAAG ACTCAAATACCACTGGTGAAATTCCCCCAAGTGTACACTGTGGAGGCAAATTCACAGAATGTCATCGAGATAATAGCTTGTGTGGTGATGGGAGCGGTCGCGGCGGCATCAATAGTCTTGATCATAATAGTCCATCGTCAATCAAAAACAAGGCGAAAACTAGCGGGTTTGACAACACCAGATCCAGAAGCGTCTAAGGACTATCAGGAATTGTGCAGAGCGCGAATGCAGGCAAAAGTGCCAACAGTAACGTCGGAAAAACCAGAGTCACCCAGGATAATTAGTTTGTCCAAGGAGAGTGAGTCAAATCGATCGAGCACCAGTTCCTGGGGTGGAGATGATCCCGCAACTCTCACCAATATGGATATTGCTACTGGACATATGGTTTTG ATGTACATGGAGGATCACTTGAAGAATAAAGATCGGTTGGATCAAGAATGGGCAGTAATCTGCGCCTACGAGACTGACCCATCGTCTATCGCGATCGCCAcgaacaatgaaaatatcgataaaaatcgCCCTGGTTCCGCATTCCCCTACGATCATTCCAGAATAGTTCTCAATGACCTCTCGAATCTCAACAATTCCGATTACATCAACGCATCAACAATC ACCGACCACGATCCACGGAATCCAGCGTATATTGCAACCCAGGGGCCCCTTCCTCAGACCTCATCAGACTTCTGGCAATTAGTTTGGGAGCAAGGGAGTGTTGTTATCGTGATGTTAACCCGATTAACCGAAGAAGGACAGGCAATGTGCCATCGATATTGGCCAGAAGAAGGATCTGAACTGTATCACATCTACGAGGTTCACCTCGTATCTGAACATATCTGGTGCGATGATTACTTGGTGCGTTCGTTCTATCTCAAGAATCTGCGAACTGGCGAAACTAGAACTGTCACGCAATTCCATTTCCTTTCGTGGCCAGAAAATGGGGTGCCTCATTCTACTAAGGCATTGTTAGAATTTAGGAGAAAGGTCAATAAGTCATACAGAGGGCGAAGCTGTCCCATTGTGATTCATTGCAG TAATGGAGCAGGCAGGACAGGCACTTACTGTTTAATTGACATGGTCCTTAATCGAATGGCGAAGGGAGCTAAAGAAATCGATATCGCAGCTGCTCTGGAGCATATCAGAGATCAACGCCCAGGAATGGTATCAAATAAACAACAATTTGAATTTGTCCTTGTAGCCGTGGCTGAAGAGGTGCATGCCATACTCAAGGCTCTCCCTGTGCCATCAACTGACAAGACCCAGAATACATCATCTGTATCCTCTTCGGGGTCAGATAAATAA
- the LOC135161027 gene encoding E3 ubiquitin-protein ligase RNF34 isoform X1: MDHDLTYKTLLNSIIPNKIFNDMACEACSAKFTLFKRKRQCKDCLRFYCTDCVIRRRDRVLSCDNCSMLSRRPLIKSQVLKMKSKDLKQYLIAKKVSLRGCVVALILVYQIAMEIFYNFFDCEKEDLINILMIYANGADSQMNNDTTENIPNNQRTRQRANSLPDSPLRRSRSPPVVVREVIESPDEEPPPSSSPRTHADIDIIEISSEDEQNLTEGPEPIVTEHDHNEETETNEPTSPESSKESRDDGVSQSCTEIPTWTGTVKITDINVRSDLEYLNVKQLKDLLRRNRVDFRGCVERSELLDRASRLWDAHKQSREDSTGADTNAADGPYEESLCKICWDSPIECVILECGHMACCIECGKQMSECPICRQYVVRVVRFFKA, from the exons ATGGATCATGACCTAACCTATAAAACTCTACTCAATAGTATTattccaaataaaattttcaacgatatggctTGCGAGGCATGTTCggcaaaatttacattatttaAACGAAAA aGACAATGCAAAGATTGCCTGCGATTCTACTGCACAGACTGTGTGATACGACGTCGAGATAGAGTTTTGAGCTGTGATAACTGCAGTATGCTCTCTCGGAGACCATTAATCAAATCTCAAGTGTTAAAGATGAAGTCGAAAGATCTCAAACAGTATCTCATTGCAAAAAAAGTATCACTAAGGGGATGTGTAG tggCACTTATCCTAGTTTACCAGATTGCcatggaaatattttataattttttcgattgTG AGAAGGAAGatttaatcaatattttaatGATATACGCAAATGGAGCTGACAGCCAAATGAACAACGATACGactgaaaatattccaaataaCCAACG AACAAGACAAAGAGCGAATTCTCTTCCTGATTCACCACTAAGACGCTCAAGGAGTCCTCCAGTAGTAGTTCGGGAAGTCATTGAAAGTCCAGACGAGGAACCACCTCCTTCATCATCTCCAAGGACGCATGCAGACATTGATATCATAGAAATTTCATCCGAAGATGAGCAGAATTTGACGGAGGGCCCTGAACCAATTGTGACTGAGCATGATCACAACGAGGAGACAGAAACTAACGAACCCACCAGTCCTGAAAGCTCCAAAGAGTCACGCGACGACGGGGTTTCACAAAGTTGCACAGAAATTCCCACG TGGACAGGAACGGTTAAAATTACGGATATCAACGTACGTTCAGATCTAGAGTATTTGAATGTAAAACAGTTGAAAGATCTTCTCAGAAGAAATCGTGTGGATTTTCGTGGATGTGTGGAAAGATCGGAGTTGTTGGACAGAGCATCAAGACTCTGGGACGCGCACAAACAGTCACGTGAAG ATTCTACAGGTGCAGATACAAATGCTGCCGACGGTCCCTATGAAGAAAGTTTATGCAAAATCTGCTGGGATTCTCCCATCGAATGTGTAATTCTGGAGTGCGGACATATGGCCTGTTGCATAGAGTGCGGAAAACAAATGAGTGAATGTCCGATCTGCCGTCAATATGTTGTGAGAGTTGTTAGATTTTTCAAGGCATAA
- the LOC135161027 gene encoding E3 ubiquitin-protein ligase RNF34 isoform X2 yields the protein MDHDLTYKTLLNSIIPNKIFNDMACEACSAKFTLFKRKRQCKDCLRFYCTDCVIRRRDRVLSCDNCSMLSRRPLIKSQVLKMKSKDLKQYLIAKKVSLRGCVEKEDLINILMIYANGADSQMNNDTTENIPNNQRTRQRANSLPDSPLRRSRSPPVVVREVIESPDEEPPPSSSPRTHADIDIIEISSEDEQNLTEGPEPIVTEHDHNEETETNEPTSPESSKESRDDGVSQSCTEIPTWTGTVKITDINVRSDLEYLNVKQLKDLLRRNRVDFRGCVERSELLDRASRLWDAHKQSREDSTGADTNAADGPYEESLCKICWDSPIECVILECGHMACCIECGKQMSECPICRQYVVRVVRFFKA from the exons ATGGATCATGACCTAACCTATAAAACTCTACTCAATAGTATTattccaaataaaattttcaacgatatggctTGCGAGGCATGTTCggcaaaatttacattatttaAACGAAAA aGACAATGCAAAGATTGCCTGCGATTCTACTGCACAGACTGTGTGATACGACGTCGAGATAGAGTTTTGAGCTGTGATAACTGCAGTATGCTCTCTCGGAGACCATTAATCAAATCTCAAGTGTTAAAGATGAAGTCGAAAGATCTCAAACAGTATCTCATTGCAAAAAAAGTATCACTAAGGGGATGTGTAG AGAAGGAAGatttaatcaatattttaatGATATACGCAAATGGAGCTGACAGCCAAATGAACAACGATACGactgaaaatattccaaataaCCAACG AACAAGACAAAGAGCGAATTCTCTTCCTGATTCACCACTAAGACGCTCAAGGAGTCCTCCAGTAGTAGTTCGGGAAGTCATTGAAAGTCCAGACGAGGAACCACCTCCTTCATCATCTCCAAGGACGCATGCAGACATTGATATCATAGAAATTTCATCCGAAGATGAGCAGAATTTGACGGAGGGCCCTGAACCAATTGTGACTGAGCATGATCACAACGAGGAGACAGAAACTAACGAACCCACCAGTCCTGAAAGCTCCAAAGAGTCACGCGACGACGGGGTTTCACAAAGTTGCACAGAAATTCCCACG TGGACAGGAACGGTTAAAATTACGGATATCAACGTACGTTCAGATCTAGAGTATTTGAATGTAAAACAGTTGAAAGATCTTCTCAGAAGAAATCGTGTGGATTTTCGTGGATGTGTGGAAAGATCGGAGTTGTTGGACAGAGCATCAAGACTCTGGGACGCGCACAAACAGTCACGTGAAG ATTCTACAGGTGCAGATACAAATGCTGCCGACGGTCCCTATGAAGAAAGTTTATGCAAAATCTGCTGGGATTCTCCCATCGAATGTGTAATTCTGGAGTGCGGACATATGGCCTGTTGCATAGAGTGCGGAAAACAAATGAGTGAATGTCCGATCTGCCGTCAATATGTTGTGAGAGTTGTTAGATTTTTCAAGGCATAA
- the LOC135161032 gene encoding protein rogdi isoform X3: protein MEFEWVLHDEVHSSLSQLRGILMECAQRFPLALFGNDQQCKTDRFVFAAPHDQVKCVAVLTGDSITNAEVTFKVQKQQNVSVRTSIQNDHPWKLQQIQDAANHLQQAIAHIDNVDKQYSFKTSDEVMHILGNILGCLQRSRTSLIVPKKKAIDDLIKSRNMKSLNPNLAENLAISFYIQSYKLVLAVYQLESTHGSLKYESQQAECSVPWLNDALVLLTISLQLCQRLKDKICVFSQYKDFTVGSRVPSAMG, encoded by the exons ATGGAGTTCGAGTGGGTGTTGCATGATGAAGTGCACTCCTCACTGTCACAGTTACGAGGAATTCTGATG GAATGTGCACAAAGATTTCCTCTGGCACTCTTCGGCAACGACCAACAATGCAAAACTGATAGATTTGTTTTTGCGGCACCACACGACCAAGTCAAATGTGTTGCAGTCCTTACTGGAGATAGTATTACAAATGCA GAAGTTACCTTCAAAGTCCAGAAACAGCAGAATGTTTCCGTGCGAACGAGTATACAAAACGACCATCCCTGGAAACTGCAACAGATTCAGGACGCAGCTAATCATCTTCAACAGGCAATCGCACACATTGACAATGTGGATAAACAGTATTCATTCAAAACTTCCGACGAGGTTATGCACATCCTTGGGAATATACTCGGGTGCCTCCAGAGAAGCCGAACTAGTCTTATTGTGCCTaagaaaaaggcgattgaTGATTTAATCAAGAGCCGAAATATG AAATCGCTGAATCCAAATTTAGCTGAAAATTTGGCAATAAGTTTTTATATACAGAGTTACAAGCTTGTCCTAGCTGTCTATCAGCTGGAGAGTACTCATGGAAGCCTGAAGTATGAATCGCAACAGGCTGAGTGCAGTGTTCCCTGGTTAAATGATGCGCTTGTACTGCTTACGATATCACTTCAACTGTGTCAAAGGTTAAAGGATAAG ATCTGCGTATTTTCCCAGTACAAAGACTTCACTGTGGGGTCACGTGTGCCATCAGCAATGGGCTGA